From Streptomyces sp. NBC_00370, a single genomic window includes:
- a CDS encoding flavin monoamine oxidase family protein — protein sequence MTTVPPPAVPHTPEPESGALPRVTMSGPDFPYAYDDFLTHPAGLGQIPATEHGAEVAVIGGGLSGIVTAYELMKMGLKPVVYEADRIGGRLRTIGFDGCDPELTAELGAMRFPPSSTALQHYIDLVGLETRPFPNPLAPGTPSTVVDLKGESHYARTIDELPEVYREVMTAWNTCLEEGADFSDMNSALRERDIPRIREIWARLVEKLDNQTFYGFLCESPAFASFRKREIFGQVGFGTGGWDTDFPNSILEILRVVYTEADDHHRSIVGGSQQLPVRLWERAPGKITHWPAGTSLASLHGGEPLPAVTRLHRTAGNRVTVTDASGRIRTFRAAVFTAQSWLLLSKIACDDALFPIDHWTAMERTHYMESSKLFVPVDRPFWLDPAVDGAGRPTGRDVMSMTLTDRMTRGTYLLDDGPDKPAVICLSYTWCDDSLKWLPLSAQERMEVMLSSLREIYSGVDIRRHIIGSPVTVSWENEPYFMGAFKANLPGHYRYQRRLFTHFMQDRLPADKRGIFLAGDDISWTAGWAEGAVQTALNAVWGVMHHFGGATDPTNPGPGDLYDDLAPVELPED from the coding sequence ATGACCACGGTGCCGCCCCCTGCCGTTCCGCACACCCCCGAACCGGAGTCCGGCGCCCTGCCACGGGTCACCATGTCGGGCCCCGACTTCCCTTACGCGTACGACGACTTCCTGACGCATCCGGCGGGGCTCGGCCAGATACCGGCGACCGAGCACGGCGCCGAGGTCGCCGTCATCGGCGGCGGTCTCTCCGGGATCGTCACCGCGTACGAGCTGATGAAGATGGGGCTCAAGCCGGTCGTCTACGAGGCCGACCGCATCGGCGGCCGGCTGCGGACCATCGGCTTCGACGGCTGTGACCCCGAACTGACCGCGGAACTGGGCGCGATGCGCTTCCCGCCGTCCTCCACGGCGCTCCAGCACTACATCGACCTGGTGGGACTTGAGACCCGTCCCTTCCCCAACCCGCTTGCCCCCGGCACCCCTTCGACGGTCGTGGACCTCAAGGGCGAGTCGCACTACGCCCGCACCATCGACGAACTGCCCGAGGTCTACCGGGAGGTGATGACCGCCTGGAACACCTGTCTGGAGGAGGGCGCCGACTTCTCCGACATGAACAGCGCCCTGCGCGAGCGGGACATCCCACGGATCAGGGAGATCTGGGCGCGGCTCGTGGAGAAGCTCGACAACCAGACCTTCTACGGATTCCTCTGCGAGTCACCGGCGTTCGCCTCGTTCCGCAAGCGGGAGATCTTCGGCCAGGTCGGCTTCGGCACCGGCGGCTGGGACACCGACTTCCCCAACTCCATCCTGGAGATCCTGCGGGTCGTCTACACCGAGGCCGACGACCACCACCGCTCCATCGTCGGCGGCAGCCAGCAGCTCCCGGTCCGGCTGTGGGAACGGGCGCCTGGCAAGATCACCCACTGGCCCGCGGGCACGTCGCTGGCCTCGCTGCACGGAGGTGAGCCGCTGCCCGCCGTGACCCGGCTGCACCGTACGGCCGGCAACCGCGTCACGGTCACCGACGCCTCGGGCCGGATCCGCACCTTTCGCGCGGCCGTCTTCACCGCCCAGTCCTGGCTGCTGCTGTCGAAGATCGCCTGCGACGACGCGCTGTTCCCCATCGACCACTGGACGGCGATGGAGCGCACCCACTACATGGAGTCGTCCAAGCTGTTCGTGCCGGTCGACCGGCCGTTCTGGCTCGACCCGGCCGTCGACGGCGCCGGGCGTCCCACCGGGCGTGACGTGATGTCGATGACGCTCACCGACCGGATGACCAGGGGCACGTATCTGCTGGACGACGGGCCCGACAAGCCCGCGGTGATCTGCCTGTCGTACACATGGTGCGACGACAGCCTCAAGTGGCTGCCCCTGTCGGCGCAGGAGCGGATGGAGGTCATGCTCAGCTCGCTGCGGGAGATCTACTCGGGCGTGGACATCCGGCGGCACATCATCGGCAGCCCCGTGACCGTGTCCTGGGAGAACGAGCCGTACTTCATGGGCGCGTTCAAGGCCAACCTGCCGGGCCACTACCGCTACCAGCGGCGGCTGTTCACCCACTTCATGCAGGACCGGCTGCCCGCGGACAAGCGGGGGATCTTCCTGGCGGGCGACGACATCTCGTGGACGGCGGGCTGGGCCGAGGGCGCCGTGCAGACCGCGCTCAACGCGGTGTGGGGCGTGATGCACCACTTCGGCGGTGCCACGGACCCGACGAACCCGGGGCCCGGCGATCTGTACGACGACCTGGCACCCGTCGAACTCCCCGAGGACTGA
- a CDS encoding carbon-nitrogen hydrolase family protein → MPSLRTALLQSSGHPGSVEGNLMVLDEAAGRAADAGARLLVCPEMFLTGYAIGADVARLAEPADGPGAQAVARIAARHGLAVLYGYPERDGERIFNAAQLVGPDGARGAHYRKTHLFGDFERAWFTPGEQPVVLAELDGIRLGVMICYDVEFPENVRAHALAGTDLLLVPTAQMRPFEFVAESLVPVRAFENQLYIAYVNRTGWEGEFDFVGLSCLAGPDGAAVVRAGRDTELVVGDVDPVPLAASRAANPYLRDRRPGLYGSLV, encoded by the coding sequence ATGCCGTCGCTGCGTACCGCCCTGCTCCAGAGCTCCGGCCACCCCGGTTCCGTCGAGGGCAATCTGATGGTGCTGGACGAGGCGGCCGGACGTGCGGCGGACGCCGGTGCGCGGCTGCTGGTGTGCCCGGAGATGTTCCTGACCGGGTACGCGATCGGCGCCGATGTGGCCAGGCTCGCCGAGCCCGCCGACGGTCCCGGGGCGCAGGCCGTGGCCAGGATCGCGGCCCGGCACGGTCTCGCCGTGCTGTACGGCTACCCGGAGCGCGACGGTGAGCGGATCTTCAACGCCGCCCAGCTCGTCGGCCCGGACGGTGCGCGCGGCGCGCACTACCGCAAGACGCATCTCTTCGGCGACTTCGAACGCGCCTGGTTCACCCCGGGGGAGCAGCCGGTCGTCCTGGCCGAGCTGGACGGGATCCGGCTCGGCGTCATGATCTGCTACGACGTCGAGTTCCCGGAGAACGTGCGGGCCCACGCCCTGGCCGGCACCGATCTGCTGCTGGTCCCCACGGCGCAGATGCGGCCCTTCGAGTTCGTCGCCGAATCCCTCGTACCGGTCAGGGCCTTCGAGAACCAGCTCTACATCGCGTACGTGAACAGGACCGGCTGGGAAGGCGAGTTCGACTTCGTCGGGCTGAGCTGCCTCGCGGGACCTGACGGCGCCGCCGTCGTACGCGCAGGGCGCGACACGGAACTGGTCGTCGGCGATGTCGATCCCGTACCGCTCGCCGCGTCGCGCGCCGCCAATCCCTATCTGCGGGACCGCCGCCCCGGGCTGTACGGCTCGCTCGTCTGA
- a CDS encoding Lrp/AsnC family transcriptional regulator has product MRLNDLDERIVHALAEDARRSFSDIGSLVGLSAPAVKRRVDRLRAEGAITGFTVRVDPAAMGWQTEGFIEIYCGRNTSPEAIRQGLERYPEIVAASTVTGDADALVQVLAADMRHFEQVLERIAGEPFVERTKSVLVLSPLLRRAVVPS; this is encoded by the coding sequence GTGCGCCTCAACGATCTCGACGAACGCATCGTCCACGCCCTCGCCGAGGACGCCCGCCGCTCCTTCAGCGACATCGGCTCCCTCGTCGGCCTCTCGGCGCCCGCCGTGAAGCGCCGCGTCGACCGGCTGCGCGCCGAAGGGGCGATCACCGGCTTCACCGTCCGGGTCGATCCGGCGGCCATGGGCTGGCAGACCGAGGGATTCATCGAGATCTACTGCGGCCGCAACACCTCCCCCGAAGCGATCCGGCAGGGCCTGGAGCGCTACCCGGAGATCGTGGCGGCCTCCACCGTCACCGGCGACGCGGACGCGCTCGTGCAGGTACTCGCCGCCGACATGCGCCATTTCGAGCAGGTGCTGGAACGTATCGCGGGCGAGCCGTTCGTGGAGCGCACCAAGTCGGTCCTCGTGCTGTCGCCGCTGCTCAGACGGGCCGTCGTGCCCTCCTGA
- a CDS encoding RNA polymerase sigma factor SigF produces MSTAVSTASAAQLELPHVPCPSEVAPKDAREISRLFFTRLAELEEGTADHQYVRNTLIELNLALVRYAATRFRNRSDQMEDIVQVGTIGLIKAIDRFELTREVEFATFAVPYIIGEIKRFFRDTSWAVHVPRRLQELRIDLAKASDELSQRLDRTPTSAELAEHLGIEVDEVIEGVVASNGYTAGSIDMPTDDTSEFAAPLSDRLGALDADLETAENVQALKPLIECLDARERQILRMRFGDEMTQAEIGAELGVSQMHVSRLLTRITGQLRAGLLAVE; encoded by the coding sequence GTGTCCACGGCAGTGTCCACGGCGAGCGCGGCCCAGTTGGAGCTTCCTCATGTTCCGTGCCCGAGCGAAGTGGCACCCAAGGACGCCCGGGAGATCTCCCGGCTCTTCTTCACCCGGCTCGCCGAGCTGGAAGAGGGCACGGCGGACCACCAGTACGTCCGTAACACCCTGATCGAGCTGAACCTGGCGCTCGTCCGGTACGCGGCGACGCGGTTCCGCAACCGGTCGGACCAGATGGAGGACATCGTCCAGGTCGGCACGATCGGCCTGATCAAGGCGATCGACCGGTTCGAGCTCACCCGTGAGGTGGAGTTCGCGACCTTCGCCGTCCCGTACATCATCGGCGAGATCAAGCGGTTCTTCCGCGACACCAGCTGGGCGGTGCACGTGCCGCGCCGGCTCCAGGAGCTGCGGATCGATCTGGCCAAGGCCAGTGACGAGCTGTCCCAGCGGCTGGACCGCACGCCGACCAGCGCCGAGCTGGCCGAGCACCTCGGCATCGAGGTGGACGAGGTCATAGAGGGTGTCGTCGCGAGCAACGGCTACACGGCGGGCTCGATCGACATGCCGACCGACGACACCTCCGAGTTCGCCGCCCCGCTCTCCGACCGGCTGGGCGCGCTCGACGCCGACCTGGAGACCGCGGAGAACGTGCAGGCGCTCAAGCCGCTCATCGAGTGCCTGGACGCCCGGGAGCGGCAGATCCTGCGGATGCGCTTCGGCGACGAGATGACGCAGGCGGAGATCGGCGCCGAGCTGGGCGTCTCCCAGATGCATGTGTCCCGGCTGCTGACCCGGATCACCGGACAGCTGCGGGCCGGACTGCTCGCCGTCGAGTAG